One segment of Mycolicibacterium sp. YH-1 DNA contains the following:
- a CDS encoding FAD-binding oxidoreductase, translated as MSALTADHVAGVKRLLASYRSIPENAPVRLAKPTSNLFRARAKSSAKGLDTSGLTGVIAVDPVARTADVAGMCTYEDLVAATLPHGLSPLVVPQLKTITLGGAVTGLGIESASFRNGLPHESVLEMDILTGTGEVITASADQHADLFRAFPNSYGTLGYSVRLKIELEDVKPFVALRHLRFESVPELVATMDRIVDTRGLDGAPVDYLDGVVFSADECYLTLGLRTSTPGPVSDYTGRDIYYRSIQHPAGELHDRLTIHDYLWRWDTDWFWCSRAFGAQSPRIRPFWPRRLRRSSFYWKLIGYDQRFGIADRIEKRNGRPPRERVVQDVEVPIDRTAEFIDWFLTNVPIEPLWLCPLRLRDDSGWPLYPIRPHHTYVNIGFWSSVPVGPEEGHTNRLIERRISELDGHKSLYSDAYYSPEEFDDLYGGEAYKTVKKTYDPDSRLLELYAKAVLRR; from the coding sequence GTGTCCGCTCTTACAGCTGATCACGTTGCCGGCGTCAAGCGGCTCCTGGCCAGTTACCGGTCCATTCCCGAGAACGCTCCCGTCCGACTGGCCAAGCCAACGTCGAATCTGTTCCGGGCCCGCGCGAAATCCAGCGCCAAGGGTCTGGACACCTCCGGGCTCACCGGGGTCATCGCGGTCGATCCGGTCGCCCGCACCGCCGACGTGGCCGGGATGTGCACATACGAGGATCTGGTCGCCGCCACACTGCCCCATGGCCTCTCGCCGTTGGTGGTTCCGCAGCTCAAGACCATCACCCTGGGCGGGGCGGTGACGGGGCTTGGCATCGAGTCGGCATCGTTTCGCAATGGGCTGCCGCACGAGTCGGTGCTGGAGATGGACATCCTCACCGGCACAGGCGAAGTGATCACCGCGTCCGCAGACCAGCACGCCGACCTGTTCAGGGCGTTCCCCAATTCCTATGGGACGCTCGGCTATTCGGTGCGCCTGAAGATCGAGCTGGAGGACGTCAAGCCGTTCGTCGCGCTGCGGCACCTCCGATTCGAGTCAGTGCCTGAACTGGTGGCGACGATGGACCGGATCGTCGACACCCGCGGCCTCGACGGCGCTCCCGTGGACTACCTCGACGGCGTGGTGTTCAGCGCCGACGAGTGTTATCTGACACTGGGCCTGCGCACATCGACACCCGGCCCGGTCAGCGACTACACCGGTCGAGACATCTACTACCGGTCGATCCAGCACCCCGCAGGCGAGTTGCACGACCGCCTCACCATCCATGACTACCTGTGGCGCTGGGACACCGACTGGTTCTGGTGCTCACGCGCGTTCGGCGCGCAGAGCCCCCGGATTCGGCCCTTCTGGCCACGACGCCTCCGCCGCAGCAGCTTCTACTGGAAGCTCATCGGCTACGACCAACGGTTCGGCATCGCCGACCGCATCGAGAAGCGCAACGGCAGACCGCCGCGGGAGCGCGTTGTGCAGGACGTCGAGGTGCCGATCGACCGGACCGCCGAGTTCATCGACTGGTTCCTGACCAACGTGCCGATCGAGCCACTCTGGTTGTGCCCACTGCGGTTGCGCGATGACTCCGGTTGGCCGCTCTACCCGATCCGACCGCATCACACCTACGTCAACATCGGATTCTGGTCGTCTGTGCCCGTCGGGCCCGAGGAGGGCCACACGAACAGGCTGATCGAGCGCAGGATCAGTGAACTCGACGGTCACAAGTCGCTGTATTCAGATGCGTATTACTCGCCGGAGGAGTTCGATGATCTCTACGGCGGAGAGGCCTACAAGACGGTCAAGAAGACATACGACCCGGATTCTCGTTTGCTTGAACTGTATGCGAAGGCGGTGCTAAGACGGTGA
- a CDS encoding SRPBCC family protein, producing MGQVSASSTVLINAEPDAVLAAVADYQSTRPKILTDRYIGYQVLEGGQGAGTVATWKLQATKSRVRDVKATVDVAGRSVIEKDANSSMVTNWTIAPAGTGSTVTLKTAWQGAGGIGGFFEKTFAPLGLRKIQAEVLENLKTVVEKG from the coding sequence ATGGGACAGGTCAGCGCCTCGAGCACCGTCTTGATCAATGCCGAGCCGGACGCCGTTCTCGCAGCGGTCGCCGACTACCAGAGCACCCGGCCGAAGATCCTCACCGACCGCTACATCGGGTACCAGGTACTCGAGGGTGGGCAGGGTGCGGGCACGGTCGCCACGTGGAAGCTGCAGGCCACCAAGTCGCGGGTGCGTGACGTCAAGGCGACCGTCGACGTCGCCGGGCGCTCCGTCATCGAGAAGGACGCGAACTCCTCCATGGTGACCAACTGGACGATCGCGCCAGCCGGCACCGGAAGCACCGTGACACTGAAGACCGCGTGGCAGGGTGCGGGCGGAATCGGCGGCTTCTTCGAGAAGACCTTCGCGCCGTTGGGTCTGCGCAAGATTCAGGCCGAGGTGCTCGAGAACCTCAAGACTGTCGTAGAAAAGGGCTAG
- a CDS encoding Rv3717 family N-acetylmuramoyl-L-alanine amidase encodes MHVPARLRVGAAVATAVLVASTVAAPSGIPSAIPTASAAPANIAGKIVFLDPGHNGSNDASISRQVTTGRGGTKDCQASGTSANDGYPEHSFAWETTLRIRQQLTALGVRTAMSRGDDTGLGPCVDERAAMANALRPDAIVSIHADGGPATGRGFHVLYSAPPLNDVQAGPSVQFAQIMRDQLQASGIPPSNYIGQGGLNPRSDIAGLNLAQYPSVLVELGNMKNPADSALIESPEGRQKYAEAVVRGIAGFLGTRPARTA; translated from the coding sequence GTGCACGTCCCAGCAAGGCTGCGTGTCGGCGCCGCGGTAGCCACCGCCGTCCTGGTCGCATCAACGGTCGCCGCGCCCTCCGGCATCCCCTCAGCCATACCCACCGCCAGTGCCGCTCCCGCCAATATCGCCGGGAAGATCGTGTTCCTCGATCCCGGCCACAACGGGTCCAACGACGCGTCGATCAGCCGCCAGGTGACGACCGGCCGCGGCGGCACCAAGGACTGCCAGGCCAGCGGAACATCAGCGAACGACGGTTACCCCGAGCACTCGTTCGCCTGGGAGACCACTCTGCGCATCCGCCAGCAGCTCACGGCGCTGGGCGTGCGCACCGCGATGTCCCGTGGCGACGACACCGGTCTCGGACCGTGCGTCGACGAGCGCGCCGCGATGGCCAACGCACTGCGCCCGGACGCGATCGTGTCGATCCACGCCGACGGCGGCCCGGCAACCGGTCGCGGCTTCCACGTGCTGTACTCGGCACCGCCGCTCAACGACGTGCAGGCAGGGCCCTCGGTTCAGTTCGCCCAGATCATGCGCGATCAGTTGCAGGCATCGGGCATCCCACCGTCCAATTACATCGGCCAGGGTGGCCTGAACCCACGCTCCGATATCGCCGGGCTGAACCTCGCTCAGTACCCGTCGGTGCTCGTCGAACTCGGCAACATGAAGAACCCGGCGGACTCGGCACTGATCGAGAGCCCGGAGGGCCGGCAGAAGTACGCCGAGGCCGTCGTGCGCGGCATCGCGGGCTTCCTGGGGACCCGCCCGGCGCGAACCGCGTGA
- a CDS encoding YbaB/EbfC family nucleoid-associated protein, with product MQPGQAPDMSALLAQAQQVQQQLMEAQEALANAEAHGQAGGGLVQVTMKGSGEVIGVAIDPKVVNPDDIETLQDLIVGAVKDAAQQVTLLAQSKLGPLASGLGGLGLPGA from the coding sequence ATGCAGCCCGGCCAAGCACCCGATATGTCAGCACTCCTGGCGCAGGCCCAGCAGGTGCAGCAGCAGTTGATGGAGGCCCAGGAGGCGCTGGCCAACGCAGAGGCGCACGGTCAGGCCGGTGGCGGCCTGGTTCAGGTCACGATGAAGGGCAGTGGCGAGGTCATCGGTGTCGCCATCGATCCCAAGGTCGTGAACCCCGATGACATCGAGACGTTGCAGGATCTCATCGTCGGCGCGGTGAAGGATGCCGCCCAGCAGGTCACGCTGCTGGCGCAGAGCAAGCTCGGACCCCTGGCCAGTGGCCTCGGCGGCCTGGGTCTGCCGGGGGCCTGA
- the recR gene encoding recombination mediator RecR, with product MFEGPVQDLIDELGKLPGVGPKSAQRIAFHLLSVEPPDIDRLTAALGRVRDGVTFCEVCGNVSDHERCRICSDSRRDASLVCVVEEPKDVAAVERTREFRGRYHVLGGALNPLSGIGPEQLRIRELLNRIGERVDGVDVAEVIIATDPNTEGEATATYLVRMLRDIPGLSVTRIASGLPMGGDLEFADELTLGRALSGRRAMA from the coding sequence TTGTTCGAGGGGCCCGTTCAGGATCTGATCGACGAACTGGGCAAGCTGCCCGGGGTGGGTCCGAAGAGCGCGCAGCGCATCGCGTTCCATCTGCTCTCGGTCGAGCCGCCGGATATCGACCGGCTGACGGCTGCGCTGGGCAGGGTGCGCGACGGTGTCACGTTCTGCGAGGTCTGCGGCAACGTGTCAGATCACGAACGGTGCCGGATCTGCAGCGATTCGCGTCGTGACGCCTCGCTGGTGTGCGTCGTCGAGGAGCCCAAGGACGTCGCGGCCGTCGAGCGCACTCGCGAGTTCCGCGGCCGCTACCACGTGCTGGGTGGCGCGTTGAATCCATTGTCGGGGATCGGGCCGGAGCAACTGCGGATCCGTGAGTTGCTCAACCGGATCGGCGAGCGTGTCGACGGCGTCGATGTCGCGGAGGTCATCATCGCCACCGACCCCAACACCGAGGGTGAGGCGACCGCGACCTACCTGGTGCGGATGTTGCGCGATATCCCCGGACTTTCCGTGACGCGGATCGCCTCGGGGCTGCCGATGGGTGGCGACCTCGAGTTCGCCGACGAGTTGACGCTCGGTAGGGCGTTGTCCGGCCGTCGAGCCATGGCCTAG
- a CDS encoding type 1 glutamine amidotransferase yields the protein MGESTVRIGLVLPDVMGTYGDGGNAVVLRQRLRLRGIDAEVVDITLADPVPAELDLYTLGGAEDFAQRLATKHLIRYPGLQQAATRGAPVLAICAAIQVLGHWYETSSGERVDGVGLLDVTTSPQPKRTIGEVVSAPLLGALTQRLTGFENHRGGTVLGSAATPLARVISGAGNRDGDGFDGAVQGSVIATYLHGPCLARNPELADHLLSRVVGDLAPLDLPEVEQLRRERLAAPRRV from the coding sequence ATGGGTGAGTCGACGGTTCGCATCGGGCTGGTACTGCCCGACGTCATGGGCACCTACGGCGACGGCGGGAATGCCGTCGTGCTCCGACAGCGACTGAGGCTGCGCGGAATCGACGCCGAGGTCGTCGACATCACCCTGGCTGATCCGGTGCCCGCCGAGCTGGACCTCTACACGCTCGGCGGCGCAGAGGACTTCGCGCAGCGCCTGGCCACCAAGCACTTGATCCGCTATCCCGGGCTTCAGCAGGCCGCCACACGCGGCGCGCCGGTACTGGCGATATGCGCGGCCATTCAGGTGCTCGGGCACTGGTACGAGACGTCGTCGGGTGAGCGCGTCGACGGTGTCGGCCTGCTGGACGTGACAACCTCGCCGCAACCGAAGCGGACCATCGGCGAGGTCGTGTCAGCACCCCTGCTGGGCGCGCTGACTCAGCGACTCACCGGATTCGAGAACCACCGCGGGGGAACGGTTCTGGGTTCGGCCGCCACCCCTCTGGCGCGGGTGATCTCCGGTGCGGGCAACCGGGACGGCGACGGCTTCGACGGTGCGGTCCAGGGCAGCGTCATCGCCACCTATCTGCACGGGCCGTGTCTGGCCCGCAATCCCGAACTCGCCGATCACCTGTTGTCTCGCGTGGTCGGCGACCTCGCCCCGCTGGACTTGCCCGAGGTGGAGCAGTTGCGTCGCGAGCGGTTGGCCGCCCCGCGGCGCGTCTAG